One genomic segment of Occultella kanbiaonis includes these proteins:
- the araA gene encoding L-arabinose isomerase yields the protein MTDPFEGKEIWFLTGSQDLYGEETLAQVAEQSQQVAALLEESESIPVRIVWKPVLKDSAAIRRAALDANADDDCIGVITWMHTFSPAKMWIAGLDALRTPLLHLHTQAGVELPWADIDMDFMNLNQAAHGDREFGYMAARLGVSRKIVVGHASDGVVRAQVGAWARAAAGWAALTGMKLARFGDNMRGVAVTEGDKTEAELRFGVSVNTWGVNDLVARVDAVADAAVDALVATYAEIYDVAPELLPGGERHESLRYGARQELGLRSFLEEGGFAAFTTNFEDLGGLRQLPGLAVQRLMAAGYGFGAEGDWKTALLVRLAKVMGHGLPGGASLMEDYTYELTPGKQKILGAHMLEVCPSLTTSRPRLEIHPLGIGDREDPVRLVFDADLGEGLVVALSDMRERFRLVANEVDIVGPDAELPNLPVARAVWVPRPDFTTSARAWLTAGGAHHTVLTTAVGLEVFEDFAEIARTELAVIDAQTTVRGFARELRWNAAYHRLAQTL from the coding sequence ATGACCGACCCGTTCGAGGGCAAGGAGATCTGGTTCCTGACCGGGAGCCAGGACCTGTACGGCGAGGAGACCCTCGCCCAGGTCGCGGAGCAGTCGCAGCAGGTGGCGGCGCTGCTCGAGGAGTCGGAGTCGATCCCGGTCCGGATCGTCTGGAAGCCCGTCCTGAAGGACTCGGCCGCCATCCGCCGGGCCGCGCTGGACGCGAACGCCGACGACGACTGCATCGGCGTCATCACGTGGATGCACACGTTCTCCCCGGCGAAGATGTGGATCGCCGGCCTGGACGCGCTGCGGACCCCGCTGCTGCACCTGCACACGCAGGCCGGCGTCGAGCTGCCCTGGGCCGACATCGACATGGACTTCATGAACCTGAACCAGGCGGCCCACGGCGACCGCGAGTTCGGCTACATGGCGGCCCGGCTGGGCGTGTCCCGCAAGATCGTGGTCGGGCACGCGTCCGACGGCGTCGTCCGCGCCCAGGTGGGCGCGTGGGCTCGCGCGGCGGCCGGCTGGGCGGCCCTGACGGGCATGAAGCTGGCCCGGTTCGGCGACAACATGCGTGGCGTCGCCGTCACCGAGGGCGACAAGACCGAGGCCGAGCTGCGGTTCGGTGTCTCGGTGAACACCTGGGGCGTGAACGACCTGGTGGCGCGGGTGGACGCCGTGGCCGACGCCGCGGTCGACGCTCTGGTCGCCACCTACGCCGAGATCTACGACGTGGCACCCGAACTGCTGCCGGGCGGCGAACGGCACGAGTCACTGCGCTACGGCGCCCGTCAGGAGCTGGGGCTGCGGTCGTTCCTCGAGGAGGGTGGCTTCGCCGCGTTCACCACGAACTTCGAGGACCTCGGCGGGCTGCGTCAGCTCCCGGGCCTGGCCGTGCAGCGGCTGATGGCCGCCGGCTACGGCTTCGGCGCGGAGGGCGACTGGAAGACCGCCCTGCTCGTGCGCCTGGCGAAGGTGATGGGCCACGGGCTGCCCGGTGGCGCGTCGCTGATGGAGGACTACACCTACGAGCTGACCCCCGGCAAGCAGAAGATCCTCGGCGCGCACATGCTCGAGGTCTGCCCGTCGCTGACCACGTCCCGGCCGCGGCTGGAGATCCACCCGCTCGGGATCGGGGACCGCGAGGACCCCGTGCGCCTGGTCTTCGACGCCGACCTCGGCGAGGGCCTGGTGGTGGCGCTCTCGGACATGCGCGAGCGGTTCCGGCTCGTGGCCAACGAGGTGGACATCGTCGGCCCGGACGCGGAGCTGCCGAACCTGCCGGTGGCGCGCGCGGTCTGGGTGCCGCGCCCGGACTTCACCACGTCGGCGCGGGCCTGGCTCACCGCGGGAGGTGCGCACCACACGGTGCTGACCACCGCCGTCGGGCTCGAGGTCTTCGAGGACTTCGCCGAGATCGCCCGCACCGAGCTCGCGGTGATCGACGCGCAGACCACGGTGCGCGGCTTCGCCCGGGAGCTGCGCTGGAACGCCGCCTACCACCGGCTCGCCCAGACGCTCTAG
- a CDS encoding zinc-dependent alcohol dehydrogenase, producing the protein MGDLRIEEAELPEVQPGHTLVRVTDVGLCGSDLHWFAEGGIGDARLTRPIVPGHEFAGIGASGDLDGVRVAVDPAIPCMNCTMCHEGHPNLCPTVGFAGHGKLDGGLADYISWPTNRLFPLPDSLTGADGAVLEPLGVALHAWDLAHVPLAADVVIVGGGPIGLLLVQLARSAGADRVAVVEPREHRRDAALRYGADEVLTPDAAREASAWKGWGSGGLGADVAFEIAGNDDAIAIAATAARPGARVILGGIPDDDSSSFRAGTARRKGLTLVMVRRMKEMYPRAIRLVERGLVDVRSLVSERAPLTDAPAAFARATERTGLKVVIGLD; encoded by the coding sequence GTGGGTGACCTCCGGATCGAGGAGGCGGAACTGCCCGAGGTGCAGCCCGGGCACACGCTGGTCCGGGTCACCGACGTGGGCCTGTGCGGCAGTGACCTGCACTGGTTCGCCGAGGGTGGCATCGGCGACGCCCGGCTCACCCGGCCGATCGTGCCGGGCCACGAGTTCGCCGGCATCGGCGCCTCGGGGGACCTCGACGGCGTCCGCGTGGCGGTGGACCCGGCGATCCCGTGCATGAACTGCACGATGTGCCACGAGGGCCACCCGAACCTCTGCCCGACCGTCGGCTTCGCCGGCCACGGGAAGCTCGACGGCGGCCTGGCCGACTACATCTCCTGGCCCACGAACCGCCTGTTCCCGCTCCCGGACTCCTTAACCGGGGCCGACGGCGCCGTGCTCGAGCCGCTCGGGGTCGCCCTGCACGCGTGGGACCTCGCGCACGTGCCGCTCGCGGCCGACGTGGTGATCGTCGGCGGCGGCCCGATCGGTCTGCTGCTCGTGCAACTGGCCCGGTCCGCCGGTGCCGACCGGGTGGCCGTCGTCGAACCGCGCGAGCACCGCCGCGACGCGGCGCTGCGCTACGGCGCCGACGAGGTGCTCACGCCCGACGCCGCCCGCGAGGCGTCCGCGTGGAAGGGCTGGGGTTCCGGCGGGCTCGGCGCGGACGTGGCGTTCGAGATCGCCGGGAACGACGACGCGATCGCCATCGCGGCGACGGCTGCCCGGCCGGGTGCCCGGGTGATCCTCGGCGGCATCCCCGACGACGACTCCTCGTCGTTCCGGGCCGGCACCGCCCGCCGCAAGGGTCTGACCCTGGTCATGGTGCGCCGCATGAAGGAGATGTACCCGCGTGCCATCCGGCTCGTCGAGCGGGGCCTGGTGGACGTGCGCTCGCTCGTCTCCGAACGCGCGCCGCTGACCGACGCTCCCGCCGCGTTCGCCCGGGCCACCGAGCGGACCGGTCTCAAGGTCGTCATCGGCCTCGACTGA
- a CDS encoding alpha-N-arabinofuranosidase — protein sequence MNASAKAIINLDVEGPVISRHLYGHFAEHLGRCIYGGFYVGEDSDIPNAGGIRLDVVEALRALNIPNLRWPGGCFADEYHWMDGIGPRSERPSMVNTHWGNVEENNHFGTHEFMALCELLGAEPYINGNVGSGTVKEMSDWVEYLTRDGDSPMVRLRKANGRDEPWQVPFWGIGNEAWGCGGNMSAQHYADEARRYATYCRDHGGNKLYRIAAGASDDDYAWTETLMKAVNCLGCAKEPRGYFQGLTFHYYTVPGPWSDKGSALEFDLDDYYATMVKAARVEELIAGHAAVMDCYDPKKKVGLILDEWGTWWNVEPGTNPGFLYQQNTMRDALVASVHFDAFHRHADRLVMANIAQTVNVLQAMILTDPDSGALVLTPTYHVFEMNSGHQDAASLRVDVKSEGTTRTVGESELDTFSVSASTKDGRALVSLTNLDADAPLEVDLDLRGRTVAGVRGRVLTADVLNAHNTAAVTDVAVQDLDGLSVEGGILRVSIPAHAFVTVELELA from the coding sequence GTGAACGCATCAGCCAAGGCCATCATCAACCTCGACGTGGAGGGGCCGGTCATCAGCCGGCACCTGTACGGACACTTCGCCGAGCACCTGGGCCGGTGCATCTACGGCGGCTTCTACGTGGGTGAGGACTCCGACATCCCGAACGCCGGCGGCATCCGCCTGGACGTCGTGGAGGCGCTGCGGGCCCTGAACATCCCGAACCTGCGCTGGCCCGGTGGCTGCTTCGCGGACGAGTACCACTGGATGGACGGGATCGGCCCGCGCAGTGAGCGCCCCTCGATGGTGAACACGCACTGGGGCAACGTCGAGGAGAACAACCACTTCGGCACCCACGAGTTCATGGCCCTGTGCGAGCTGCTCGGCGCCGAGCCGTACATCAACGGCAACGTCGGCTCCGGCACGGTGAAGGAGATGAGCGACTGGGTCGAGTACCTGACCCGGGACGGCGACTCCCCGATGGTGCGGCTGCGCAAGGCGAACGGCCGCGACGAACCGTGGCAGGTGCCGTTCTGGGGGATCGGGAACGAGGCATGGGGCTGCGGCGGGAACATGAGCGCCCAGCACTACGCCGATGAGGCCCGCCGCTACGCCACGTACTGCCGCGACCACGGTGGCAACAAGCTCTACCGGATCGCCGCCGGGGCCTCCGACGACGACTACGCGTGGACCGAGACCCTCATGAAGGCGGTCAACTGCCTCGGCTGCGCGAAGGAGCCGCGCGGGTACTTCCAGGGACTGACGTTCCACTACTACACGGTGCCCGGGCCGTGGTCGGACAAGGGCAGCGCGCTCGAGTTCGACCTCGACGACTACTACGCGACCATGGTCAAGGCCGCGCGGGTGGAGGAGCTCATCGCCGGTCACGCGGCCGTGATGGACTGCTACGACCCGAAGAAGAAGGTCGGCCTGATCCTGGACGAGTGGGGCACCTGGTGGAACGTTGAGCCCGGCACGAACCCCGGGTTCCTGTACCAGCAGAACACGATGCGCGACGCGCTCGTGGCCAGCGTCCACTTCGACGCCTTCCACCGCCACGCGGACCGGCTCGTGATGGCCAACATCGCCCAGACCGTGAACGTGCTGCAGGCGATGATCCTCACCGACCCGGACTCCGGTGCCCTCGTGCTCACGCCGACCTACCACGTGTTCGAGATGAACTCCGGGCACCAGGACGCCGCCTCGCTGCGGGTCGATGTGAAGTCCGAAGGGACCACGCGCACGGTCGGGGAGAGCGAGCTGGACACGTTCTCGGTCTCGGCCAGCACGAAGGACGGCCGGGCCCTGGTGTCCCTGACGAACCTGGACGCCGACGCCCCGCTGGAGGTCGACCTCGACCTGCGCGGCCGGACCGTGGCCGGCGTGCGCGGGCGGGTCCTGACCGCCGATGTGCTGAACGCGCACAACACCGCCGCGGTCACGGACGTCGCGGTACAGGACCTCGACGGCCTGAGCGTCGAGGGCGGGATCCTGCGGGTGAGCATCCCGGCGCACGCGTTCGTGACGGTGGAGCTGGAACTCGCCTGA
- a CDS encoding alpha-N-arabinofuranosidase: MLTASLVIDPAFVVGPVRRRTFGSFVEHLGRCVYTGIHDPEHPSADEDGFRGDVLDLVKELGTGTVRYPGGNFVSGYRWEDGVGPREQRPSRLDLAWHSTDPNTVGVDEFMRWAKKADVEPMMAVNLGTRGVQEALDILEYCNVAGGTHLSDQRRANGAEEPYGIKMWCLGNEMDGPWQIGHKTAHEYGRLATETARAMRMIDPDLELVVCGSSSSAMPTFGAWEATVLEEAYEYVDYVSAHAYYSEKDGDLASFLASAVDMDHFIDSVSATADAVRAAKKLTKRIHISFDEWNVWYQHRAESRPPTGDDWPVAPVLLEDRYNVADAVVVGNLLISLLRHTDRVHSASLAQLVNVIAPIMTEPGGRSWRQTTFHPFALTSEHARGEVLQVAVEAPTLETEKFGEVSALDAVATRDPETGAVAIFAVNRSTTESLTLTVDVRSLGDVRVVDAQTLSNPDHTWAASADDATSVLPVDNGTAAVSDGVVTVELPAVSWSVVRLGA; encoded by the coding sequence ATGTTGACCGCATCCCTCGTGATCGACCCGGCGTTCGTCGTCGGGCCCGTCCGCCGCCGCACGTTCGGCTCCTTCGTCGAGCACCTCGGCCGGTGCGTGTACACCGGCATCCACGACCCCGAGCACCCGAGCGCCGATGAGGACGGCTTCCGCGGCGACGTCCTCGACCTCGTCAAGGAGCTCGGCACCGGCACCGTGCGCTACCCGGGCGGCAACTTCGTCTCCGGGTACCGCTGGGAGGACGGGGTCGGCCCGCGCGAGCAGCGTCCGAGCCGACTCGACCTGGCCTGGCACTCCACCGACCCGAACACGGTGGGCGTGGACGAGTTCATGCGCTGGGCGAAGAAGGCCGACGTCGAACCGATGATGGCCGTCAACCTCGGCACCCGCGGCGTGCAGGAGGCCCTCGACATCCTCGAGTACTGCAACGTCGCCGGCGGCACGCACCTGTCCGACCAGCGCCGCGCGAACGGTGCCGAGGAGCCGTACGGCATCAAGATGTGGTGCCTCGGCAACGAGATGGACGGCCCCTGGCAGATCGGGCACAAGACCGCACACGAGTACGGGCGCCTGGCCACCGAGACCGCCCGCGCGATGCGGATGATCGACCCCGACCTCGAGCTCGTGGTCTGCGGCAGCTCGTCCTCGGCGATGCCGACCTTCGGCGCGTGGGAGGCCACCGTGCTGGAGGAGGCGTACGAGTACGTCGACTACGTCTCCGCGCACGCCTACTACAGCGAGAAGGACGGCGACCTGGCCTCCTTCCTGGCCTCCGCCGTCGACATGGACCACTTCATCGACTCGGTGAGCGCCACCGCGGACGCCGTGCGGGCCGCGAAGAAGCTGACCAAGCGCATCCACATCTCCTTCGACGAGTGGAACGTCTGGTACCAGCACCGCGCCGAGTCCCGTCCGCCGACCGGGGACGACTGGCCGGTCGCGCCGGTGCTGCTCGAGGACCGCTACAACGTGGCCGACGCCGTGGTGGTGGGCAACCTGCTCATCTCGCTGCTGCGGCACACCGACCGGGTGCACTCGGCGTCCCTCGCCCAGCTCGTCAACGTGATCGCGCCGATCATGACCGAGCCGGGCGGGCGCTCCTGGCGCCAGACCACGTTCCACCCGTTCGCGCTCACGTCCGAGCACGCCAGGGGCGAGGTGCTGCAGGTGGCCGTCGAGGCACCGACGCTCGAGACCGAGAAGTTCGGCGAGGTCTCGGCCCTGGACGCCGTCGCGACCCGCGACCCCGAGACCGGCGCGGTGGCGATCTTCGCCGTCAACCGGTCCACCACGGAGTCGCTGACCCTGACCGTCGACGTGCGCTCGCTCGGCGACGTGCGGGTCGTCGACGCCCAGACGCTGTCCAACCCGGATCACACCTGGGCGGCGTCCGCGGACGACGCGACGTCGGTGCTGCCGGTCGATAACGGCACGGCCGCAGTGTCCGACGGCGTCGTCACGGTCGAGCTGCCGGCCGTCTCCTGGTCCGTGGTGCGGTTGGGCGCCTGA
- a CDS encoding LacI family DNA-binding transcriptional regulator: protein MAATMRDVAALAGVSLKTVSRVVNSEPHIRPETVARVRDAIASLGWVPNGSARALRTGRTGVIGIAVAGLRRPYLAALVEALVTETDRRGLQSAVEPSHGDPTRIRAVLDGRGPSYDGVVLIGDDGAGLPLDGALTDRPVVVVQGDDADADLVLDDVASAMGMVTRHLAVLGRRRPLLLGGDRGADRGPRTPGALAEPGAVTRAALAAAGFEATVPVIRPDGEWDRGWGAAAAVDALAAHPGTDTLICVNDEVALGALSALTARGVEVPGEVALLGYDNLDDGWFSTPSLTTVDPGPARLARAALDLLAERIAGTAPAVPRRVVLPVELVRRESTMGAPR, encoded by the coding sequence ATGGCGGCGACGATGCGGGATGTGGCTGCGCTGGCCGGGGTGTCCCTGAAGACGGTCTCCCGGGTGGTCAACAGCGAACCCCACATCCGGCCGGAGACGGTCGCCCGCGTCCGGGACGCCATCGCGAGCCTCGGCTGGGTGCCGAACGGCAGTGCCCGAGCCCTGCGCACCGGCCGGACCGGGGTGATCGGCATCGCCGTCGCGGGGCTGCGCCGGCCCTACCTCGCGGCGCTCGTCGAGGCGCTCGTCACCGAGACCGACCGACGCGGGCTGCAGTCGGCGGTCGAACCGAGCCACGGTGACCCGACCCGGATCCGCGCGGTACTGGACGGTCGCGGACCGAGCTACGACGGCGTCGTCCTGATCGGCGACGACGGCGCCGGACTCCCGCTCGACGGAGCCCTCACCGACCGCCCGGTCGTCGTGGTGCAGGGCGACGACGCGGACGCGGACCTCGTGCTCGACGACGTGGCCTCCGCCATGGGCATGGTGACGCGCCACCTCGCGGTGCTCGGACGCCGTCGACCTCTCCTGCTCGGCGGTGACCGTGGCGCGGACCGTGGGCCGCGCACCCCCGGCGCGCTCGCCGAACCGGGCGCGGTGACCCGCGCGGCGCTCGCGGCGGCCGGCTTCGAGGCCACGGTGCCCGTGATCCGGCCCGACGGCGAATGGGACCGCGGCTGGGGTGCCGCCGCCGCGGTCGACGCCCTGGCCGCCCACCCGGGCACCGACACCCTGATCTGCGTCAACGACGAGGTGGCCCTCGGTGCGCTGTCCGCGCTGACCGCCCGCGGCGTGGAGGTGCCGGGCGAGGTGGCCCTGCTCGGGTACGACAATCTGGACGACGGGTGGTTCTCGACGCCGTCCCTGACCACGGTCGACCCCGGGCCGGCGCGACTGGCCCGTGCTGCGCTCGACCTGCTCGCCGAGCGGATCGCCGGAACCGCGCCGGCCGTGCCCCGACGCGTGGTCCTGCCCGTGGAGCTGGTCCGGCGCGAATCGACGATGGGAGCGCCACGATGA
- a CDS encoding uridine kinase family protein — protein MPEGPDPDSAGDALFPIPEGARQVRRRVVLLTGPSGSGKSSLTRRLGLPVVPLDDFYFDIDRPGLPSRYGSVDWDSPASWDHDGARAALVALCRDGASDLPLYDIPSSRRTGTTHLVLDREPLVIAEGIFAAELVADLRAEDVLADAICLLRPRMQTFWFRLLRDFAESRKPPMTLIRRGTALFRAEPGLIRGWVAKGCRAIGVAEAERDIRALAAAPTARR, from the coding sequence ATGCCCGAAGGTCCCGACCCCGACAGTGCCGGCGATGCGCTCTTCCCCATCCCGGAGGGCGCCCGACAGGTCCGGCGCCGGGTGGTGCTGCTGACCGGCCCGTCCGGCTCCGGCAAGAGTTCGCTGACCCGCCGGCTCGGACTGCCGGTGGTACCGCTGGACGACTTCTACTTCGACATCGACCGACCAGGCCTGCCGTCCCGGTACGGCAGCGTGGACTGGGACTCGCCGGCGTCCTGGGACCACGACGGCGCCCGGGCCGCGCTGGTGGCGCTGTGCCGGGACGGCGCGAGCGACCTGCCGCTCTACGACATCCCGTCCTCGCGCCGCACCGGCACCACCCACCTGGTCCTCGACCGCGAGCCACTCGTGATCGCCGAGGGCATCTTCGCCGCAGAACTGGTCGCGGACCTGCGCGCCGAGGACGTGCTCGCCGACGCGATCTGCCTGCTCCGCCCGCGGATGCAGACGTTCTGGTTCCGGCTGCTCCGGGACTTCGCCGAGTCCCGCAAGCCCCCGATGACGCTGATCCGCCGAGGCACCGCCCTGTTCCGGGCCGAGCCCGGGCTCATCCGCGGCTGGGTGGCCAAGGGCTGCCGCGCCATCGGCGTGGCCGAGGCCGAGCGCGACATCCGCGCCCTGGCCGCGGCGCCGACCGCCCGGCGGTGA
- a CDS encoding alpha-galactosidase, whose protein sequence is MQVDTTTPPMGWNSWDCYGPSVTEDEVLANAEFMAAHLLTFGWNVVVVDIQWYEPTARAGGYNDDPPVELDAFGRQVPALNRFPSAADGAGFGPLAARVHDLGLSFGLHIMRGIPRRAVELDLPILGTEWTAADAADTGSVCPWNPDNYGLNHDHPAAQAYYDSQVAQFADWGVDFIKADDMLAPFHDAEIAAYAEAIRRSGRPIVLSLSPGTGLDTAHLDHLRDNAAMWRISDDLWDRWEDVHDQFERLARWAPTQRPGGWADADMLPLGRIGIRAERGQDRPSRLTPDEARTLMTLWVMGRSPLMFGGDLPSTDADTLALLTNPAVLEILKHSDGGAQVSRDGDAVLWSARATRPAAAAPAPATYLAAFHLGDQASSAVVRPDAAGVRGPHTATDLWSGEVLDLAEPLTIPPHGVRLVRLDPHH, encoded by the coding sequence ATGCAGGTCGACACCACCACACCCCCGATGGGGTGGAACAGCTGGGACTGCTACGGTCCCAGCGTCACCGAGGACGAGGTGCTCGCCAACGCCGAGTTCATGGCGGCGCACCTGCTCACCTTCGGGTGGAACGTCGTGGTCGTGGACATCCAGTGGTACGAGCCCACCGCGCGGGCCGGTGGCTACAACGATGATCCGCCGGTGGAGCTGGACGCGTTCGGGCGGCAGGTACCGGCGCTGAACCGGTTCCCGTCAGCGGCCGACGGCGCCGGGTTCGGCCCGCTCGCCGCCCGGGTCCACGACCTCGGGCTGAGCTTCGGGCTGCACATCATGCGGGGCATCCCGCGCCGCGCCGTCGAGCTCGACCTGCCGATCCTCGGCACCGAGTGGACCGCCGCCGACGCGGCCGACACCGGGTCCGTGTGCCCGTGGAACCCGGACAACTACGGTCTGAACCACGACCACCCGGCCGCTCAGGCCTACTACGACAGCCAGGTGGCGCAGTTCGCCGACTGGGGTGTCGACTTCATCAAGGCGGACGACATGCTCGCCCCGTTCCATGACGCCGAGATCGCCGCCTACGCCGAGGCGATCCGCCGGTCCGGCCGGCCGATCGTGCTGTCCCTGTCGCCCGGCACCGGCCTGGACACCGCACACCTGGACCACCTGCGCGACAACGCCGCCATGTGGCGCATCAGCGACGACCTCTGGGACCGCTGGGAGGACGTCCACGACCAGTTCGAACGGCTCGCCCGGTGGGCTCCGACCCAGCGCCCGGGCGGCTGGGCGGACGCGGACATGCTCCCGCTCGGCCGGATCGGCATCCGCGCCGAGCGCGGCCAGGACCGGCCGAGCCGGCTCACCCCGGACGAGGCCCGCACCCTGATGACGTTGTGGGTGATGGGCAGGTCCCCGCTCATGTTCGGCGGCGACCTGCCGTCCACGGACGCCGATACCCTCGCGCTGCTCACCAATCCCGCCGTGCTGGAGATCCTCAAGCACTCCGACGGCGGAGCCCAGGTCTCGCGCGACGGCGACGCCGTGCTGTGGTCGGCCCGGGCGACGCGGCCCGCGGCGGCGGCGCCCGCCCCAGCCACCTACCTGGCTGCCTTCCACCTCGGCGATCAGGCGAGTTCCGCCGTCGTCCGTCCTGACGCCGCCGGCGTGCGCGGTCCGCACACCGCCACCGACCTCTGGAGCGGCGAGGTCCTCGACCTCGCCGAACCGCTGACCATCCCCCCGCACGGCGTCCGGCTCGTGCGACTCGACCCCCACCACTGA